AAAAGGATGTATTGGATAAGATGAAGCCTAAGTTTGTTAAACAGGCAGCAGAGAAAGGTCATGATGCGGCAACATTAGAGAAGATATGGAAAGATTGGGAAGCGTTTGCATCTTATGCCTTTAACAAATCGCACTCTACATGTTATGCCTGGATTGCTTATCAGACAGCTTATTTAAAAGCGCACTTCCCGGCAGAATATATGGCAGCGGTTCTGTCGAATAACATGAGTGACATTAAGCAGGTAGCCTTTTTTATGGAAGAGTGCAAGCAGATGGGCGTACGTGTACTTGGCCCGGATGTGAATGAATCGGGCACTAAATTCTCTGTAAATACTCATGGCGAGGTACGTTTCGGCTTATCCGGTATTAAAGGAGTAGGAGATAAGGCGGTAGAGAGTATTATCGAAGATCGTAAGGAAAAAGGTCTGTACAAGGATTTGTACGATTTTGCGAGGAGATCAAATACCCGTACCGTAAATAAAAAGGCCTACGAGAGTTTTGTTTATAGTGGAGCTTTTGACGGCTTTGGTAACCATCGTGCACAGTACTTCTTTGTAGGGATTAACGATAAGATGAATGGCATTGAAAAGGTAATTAAATATGCCAATGATTTTCAGAATAATGAATCGTCTTCACAATCTTCTTTGTTTGGCGGTTCTGTTGCTGACCTGATTCTGGAGCCTGCTTTGCCTGTCGCACCTGAATGGAGCTTAATAGACCGGCTTAAATATGAAAAGGATGCCATAGGTATCTTTTTATCCGGTCATCCCTTGGATAACTATAAACTAGAGCTAAAGGAGTTCTGCCAGCATAAAGTAAGGCATTTGGCTTTGGTCAATAAAATAAGAACAGGCGATACCAATGAAGAGGTGCTTGCCGAGTTTGAAACGATAAAAAACAGAGAGCTTGTTGTTGGTGGCTTGGTTGTCGTGTCTGCACAGCGTATGACAAAAACCGGAAAACCTTTTGGGACGATGGTTTTTGAAGATTATGATGATACCAGTGAGCTGGCTTTGTTTGGCGATGATTTTATCAAATTTAAGCAGTTTTTAACAGATGGATATTTTCTCCAGATCCGAGGAAGAGTTGGGGAGAGGTTTAGAAAAGAGGGCGACTGGGAGTTTAAAATTACTTCTATCAATCTGTTATCTGAATTGAGAGATAAGCTGGCCAAGAGTGTTACTATCCAGGTACCAATAGAACGTGTTAATGATGATTTTATGAACCAGGTTCTTGCCATTCTGGAAAATAATAAAATGAGCACGGAGCAGCAAAACTGTCAATTGCTTTTTGATGTATATGATAGAGAACAAAATGTAGTGGTGAAAATGCCTTCAAAATCATTTAGAATTAACCCTACTAATGATTTTCTTGACCAACTGGATGCTTTAAACTTGAGTTCAAAGTTGAACTAATGTCATAATGGCATTAGCTAACTTGATGGCATTACAATTGATTATATATTTGCAGCCTGCAAGTGTTATACGTTGATGAGACAGATAATGCTCGGGCAAACTAAGTAAGATAACTAATATAAAAAAATAGAATTATGGCTTTAGAAATCACAGATGCTAACTTCGAGGAATTAGTATTAAAATCAGATAAACCCGTTTTAGTTGACTTTTGGGCGGAATGGTGTGGTCCATGTCGCATGGTAGGTCCTGTAGTAGATGAAATCTCAAAAGAATACGAAGGAAAAGCGATTGTAGGAAAGGTTAATGTTGATAATAACCCTCAAATTTCTACTCAGTTTGGTATCCGTAACATCCCGGCTTTATTGTACTTCAAAAATGGTGAAGTAGTAGATAAGCAAGTTGGTGCCGTGCCTAAATCAGTACTTGCACAGAAATTAGATAAACAGTTGTAATCAGCTTAAATATCATACCAATAAAAAAAGCGTTCATAACATTATGAACGCTTTTTTTATATTTACGTTATGCAGTCGCCCATTGATGAACAAAATCTACATTTTAATGCTAACCTGGAGTTACTTGCCCGGCAGGTAGTTGAAGGTTTTATTACAGGGTTGCATAAGAGCCCCTTTCATGGCTTTTCAGTTGAATTTGCTGAACACAGGCTTTATAATGTTGGAGATAATGTTAAAAACATAGATTGGAAGCTATATGCTCGCACGGACAAACTTTTTAGCAAGCGTTATGAAGAAGAAACCAATCTGCGCTGCCAGTTTATCATTGATGTCTCCTCATCAATGTACTTTCCCCTTAAGGAATACAATAAACTCAACTTTTCTGTACAATCTGTCGCAGCGTTGATCTACCTGCTAAAAAGGCAGCGTGATGCATTTGGATTGAGCTTGTTTACCGATCACCTGGTTTTAAATACTCAGGCAAAATCTACCACAACTCATCAGAAGTTTTTGTTTGCAAAGCTTGAGGAAATCCTGAAAACGGAGCAAATGAATATAAAAACTAATCTTGAACTAGCTTTACATCAGATTGCAGAATTGATTCATAAGCGTTCTTTAGTGGTT
This is a stretch of genomic DNA from Candidatus Pedobacter colombiensis. It encodes these proteins:
- the trxA gene encoding thioredoxin: MALEITDANFEELVLKSDKPVLVDFWAEWCGPCRMVGPVVDEISKEYEGKAIVGKVNVDNNPQISTQFGIRNIPALLYFKNGEVVDKQVGAVPKSVLAQKLDKQL
- a CDS encoding DUF58 domain-containing protein, which translates into the protein MQSPIDEQNLHFNANLELLARQVVEGFITGLHKSPFHGFSVEFAEHRLYNVGDNVKNIDWKLYARTDKLFSKRYEEETNLRCQFIIDVSSSMYFPLKEYNKLNFSVQSVAALIYLLKRQRDAFGLSLFTDHLVLNTQAKSTTTHQKFLFAKLEEILKTEQMNIKTNLELALHQIAELIHKRSLVVVFSDMLNTVQDEHHIEGLFAALQHLKFNKHEVIIFNVTDKAKEVDFKFENRPYQFVDMETGAILKTHTSKVKDAYLSRMEKYRQAIRLKCAQYKIDMVDADIAQGFHPILQAYLIKRQKMS